A genome region from Sphingobium sp. WTD-1 includes the following:
- a CDS encoding minor capsid protein, producing MATVNQSLQDRAIAHAIAISRYGNGISDRIVKLLNSADADLLEKIAGRLASIEERRYDLGPKSTKRLLALLDELRALNAAIYEQLHDSLADELNDFAAAEAGFQKAAIEGALLVEVGTKLPAPARLKAIVEEVPFEGRLLKSWTEGMEQGRIDRVTQAIRLGLTQSETTDQIVRRIRGTKAAQYSDGILDVSRRSAQSIVRTAVTHVSNVTAQETWKANSHVVKGWQFLATLDTRTTIGCASLDGKVFPIGEGPIPPRHIRCRSISVAVTKSFREMGIDKDELPKGDRASMDGQVAGAPRYEQWLSAKSAAVQDDILGPTRAALFRDGKLKLDQLVKSDGTKLTLDQLKDKYPSILQ from the coding sequence ATGGCCACAGTCAATCAGTCCCTACAGGACCGCGCCATTGCCCACGCCATAGCGATCAGTCGCTATGGCAACGGCATTTCCGACCGCATCGTCAAATTGCTCAACAGCGCTGACGCTGATCTTCTGGAAAAGATCGCTGGTCGGCTCGCCTCCATTGAGGAACGCAGATACGACCTAGGCCCGAAAAGCACCAAGCGTTTGCTTGCCCTGCTGGACGAGCTGCGCGCTCTCAATGCCGCGATCTATGAGCAATTGCATGACAGCCTGGCCGACGAGCTAAACGATTTCGCGGCAGCGGAAGCGGGTTTCCAGAAGGCAGCGATCGAAGGCGCATTGCTGGTGGAAGTCGGCACGAAACTGCCCGCCCCTGCCCGCTTGAAAGCCATTGTCGAGGAAGTGCCATTTGAAGGTCGCCTGCTGAAAAGCTGGACCGAAGGGATGGAGCAAGGACGCATTGATCGCGTCACCCAAGCAATCCGTCTGGGCCTCACTCAGAGTGAGACGACGGATCAAATTGTCCGTCGCATCCGGGGCACGAAAGCCGCTCAATATAGCGATGGCATCCTTGATGTTAGCCGTCGATCCGCTCAGTCGATTGTCCGCACCGCTGTTACTCATGTCTCCAACGTCACCGCTCAGGAGACGTGGAAGGCAAATAGTCATGTGGTCAAAGGCTGGCAGTTTCTGGCCACGCTAGACACGCGCACGACTATTGGGTGCGCCAGCCTCGACGGAAAAGTCTTTCCAATTGGCGAAGGTCCAATTCCACCCAGACATATCCGCTGCCGCTCGATCAGCGTTGCGGTGACAAAGAGCTTCCGGGAAATGGGTATCGACAAGGACGAACTGCCCAAGGGTGATCGTGCGAGCATGGACGGTCAGGTAGCTGGCGCACCGCGCTATGAGCAATGGCTGTCCGCTAAGAGTGCCGCTGTTCAGGACGATATACTAGGCCCGACCCGTGCAGCTTTGTTCCGCGACGGAAAGCTGAAACTAGACCAGCTTGTAAAGTCGGATGGCACAAAGCTGACACTGGACCAGCTAAAGGACAAATACCCGTCAATTCTCCAGTAA